The segment AATCTCAGAGAGGacagaaaacatatgtctaccTCAGACTTACGTGGCTCACAAAGCCTTAAATCTAGCCCTGCTGACTGGTCTTAACCTCCCCTCTTACCTCACAGCCCATTTCCCACCCTGATAAGCTGTGCTGCTCATTTTTCTTTGAATGGAGTAAGTTATAACCTCCTCAGGGTCTTtgtactgtttgttttctgttcctGGAATATACCCTCCCTTGTCCTCACCATTCAAATCTTCACTTGTATTCCCTTCCAGAGAGGCCTTCATTGACTAACCAACCAAAAGAAGCCACCCTGGCAGTCTCTTTCTCACCACCCTTATTTTAAGTCTCTGTCAAGaacttattttctaaaatttgtgtTTGGTTGTTGTCTGCTTTCTCCACTAGAATGTGATCCAAAACTCTATTGCTGTGTGAGTTCAAACTATATCCCTAGCCCGTGGTATAGTGCCTGGCGTCACAGTAAAGTGATGGAGAAACTTTCGAGGATGCgattgcctttattttttattttatttgccacCCCTCCTGATCTGTAGTACAGTGTCCCGAGTGGACCCAAGTTCAGGAAAACAGTGCCTTAACTTACCTTCTTAGGCATCAAACTAGATTCAGCTCCCAGTTGCCAACCAGACTCTTCATCAAGTACATACTTGGGTCTTCCCAGGGTTTGTTGACCTCTGAATTAATTGAGCTAATTGAGCATAAAAGATTTGATACAGCTTCTAGGTAGATTTTGCTTTAATATAGCACCCCTGGAGGTCTTATTTTATCCAATTATTAACTACCAAAATCCTCTTAAATGAGCCAAAAGGGTTGTTTAAGTAGTTATCACTTAATGACATTCATCTTGTTAAGGCATTGGAAGTTACAAAAATATAGAATAGAGCTTGATACCTGACCAGAAACTTAAGATCATTCACTTCATTTTCAATAGTTAACCTGTGAGTTTAAGGCTAACTATACTGTTTTTGGTTTAATAAATGAAGACTTGTTTCATGTCACTAGCCTCAGAAGTTTCTGTAATTCTAGTGGGTAAGGACTAATGGGGAAAATTATGAGTTAATAGTGATAGGAGGTATGTGAATGGGTCtgtgaaatgaagaaaaacaatacAGGACACTGAAATATGGGCCATTCTTCATTCTAAAGCTGGAAAGTTTTTTAAAGTAGCTTCTTTATTTTGAGCCACAGCATGGACAACACCAACAACACAATACCCTGcaaggatttctttttttgtatcttaCCGCTCGTCCAAATTTCTCTTTAGTAGTGTTAACATATTCTTTTGTACTGTTCACTGTCATTTCAATATTGTTGATGCTTTCTCCTTGTTCCTCTACTAAAAGAGATATCTGAATGAAAAGGTCCCTTAGATCCTTTATTTGGTTCTCCAAACTGACAAGCTCCTTGTGTCTCTGTTCTATCTCTGACAGTTGTGCTTTAGTGATGTTAATTTCTGTAAGTAAGCTTTCATTAAACACTTCCCATTTTCCTTGATAAAGCATAGCGTTTACTTCTTCTTCAGGCACTTCTTTTCCAGCCACTTCGAGCTGACGAAAAATAAACGTCTTGCACTTCTCTTGCTTTGCTGCTACAGTGTCGTTGTATACAAACATGGTTTGCTGAAAATGGCGGAACATCGCAGCGTGCTGAGATTTCAGTATCCTTGTGACCACTGCTGATGGACCGTTTTCAGTCTCTGactttttaacttcttttacTAACTCATCCAAACCTCTGTTAATGTGTTCAGCTTGGATTTTTATCTCCTTTGTAATGCTAGACTCTCTCTTAAGCAGACTAAACCTTCTCATTGAAGCCACAAGACTTTTCTGTTGCTGCCCAAATTTTTGAACATCGTTTGTAAAACTGTTAATACTCTCCTGTAGTTTTTGGATCTCACGTAGGTGTCTCTCAGCTACAGGCTCTCTTTCATAAATAACAGCTTGCTGCAGAAACACCCCTTGCTCCTTTGCTTCTGTAGTCGACACATGCCTGTCTCTAGAGAGTTCTACCTCCTTTGTTCGTTGCTTTAGTTCTTGAAGTCGGTCTTTCATCTTCCCTTTCCTCCTAAGAAACAAAAATGACTATGATGAACAAAGAAAAGTTGGATATTTTCCCAAGGAGCAGTTGGCTTTGCCTAGCTATGTGTATCTCCCAGGAAAAATCCCCGTAGTTTTCTGAGAAGaggttaaaaaattagaaaaatcaataAGCATTTCCTCATAAAgatcacagaaataggaaaactaaagtaaaataatttgtaaattacTTCGCATGACATGGGGCTGCTATGAGTCACATTCAGTGGAGTGAAGTTGCTGAGAAAACAGAGATAGATATTTCTTTATCTCTGTTTGCCCCCAAATAAGTTCTTCAGTGTCATACTGCCACATAATAGATTTTTCTTGATATAGGAAGATATATCTTAGCATGAAAGATTTGACATATCTTCAACTTTTAAGACTAAAAGGGCCTCTGAAAGTACCCTCATTACTAAAGATACTGTTCCCAGTTAATTTGGTCtatataatgttaaaaatatactCATTTTGCTAAATATGCATAATTCAATTAAAACCACTAGTGACGGCAGATTCCATATGACAGCATTAAGCAATACGGATGATGTTGAATTTATCTTAACATTTCTGAGGCTTCCAGATTGATTAACACATTATTTGATGTAGCTTTGTTTTCTTCTCCATTGCATGCATGTGAAAACATATACTTGGTTTGCTTATGCTGATTTCTCATTCTTAGCATTCCTTTGCAAAGATATCCAGACTGACTTAGAACAACATTTATATCGATTCATATTGATATTTTTACAAACATGTTTATATAAAATCTTACTTTGAGAGGGCTGATAATATTGACTTTTATCACATCCTGTGCTGGTAGTTACCATAGAACAAACTGATGTACATAATTTATGCATAgtgatatatctatacatataatgATATGCATAAATGTAAAATGGAGTGAATAAGAAGCAATCtttgttaataaaataattttttttcacagaGCATCTTGACTTTAGAAAGGcatttaagggccggccctgtggcttagtggttaagtgcacgcgctccgctgccagcggcccgggttcggatcccgggtgcgccccgacgcaccgctcctccggccgtgctgaggctgcgtcccacatacagcaactagaaggatgtgcagctatgactatctactggggctttgggggaaaaataaataaataaaatctttaaaaaaaaaaaaaagaaaggcatttaATAATACCTTTCATATTtttgagaagaagaagaagctgTTAGGGAGTTGCAAATAGCTCATTGACCCACACATGATATCAGTATCAACCAGAGAAAAAGTTCTTTAATGTTATGCTATTATGCTATGGGACTTAGTGTTTGATATATTcatgcaaatatttttatcagTGATTTGAATGTTGTCATAGAAGACATACTAATACGTTGATGGCACAAAATAAGGAGAGATCTTTAGTATGTTGAAGTACGGGGTTGGGATTCAAAGATTATTAAAATAGCATGGAACACTATACTAAAAGTAACAAAAATATGTTTAACTGGGGTAGATGTAAAATATAGCACCTAGTGTTTAGAAAACACGTTCACACCTACAAAATGGAAGACTCTTGTATTCATAGCAGTGCTTATGAAAATTACTGGAGATTTTAATTAATTGTGAGCTTTCTATCAGAACTATCAGAATAGTCATTATACTTTCATGAATAATAGTATGATGTCTAGATTGACTAAGAAAGATATTTGTTCCACTGACTATGCTGGTCAAAGCAGATGGGAGGGACTGTGTTAATTTCTGAGTATGATGTTTTGAGATGACAATTCATACATTAGGAATTTCCAAACCATCATGGAAAGGATGAGACTGGAAGACCGTAATATATGGAGAATcattgaaataaatggaaatatttgtcctgCAAAAGGGAAGCTGTAGGGAATATCTACAACTGTTTTCTAAAATGTGTAGGTCTGTGTATATAAAAGGGATTAGACTTACTTGGCACTATTCCAAAGGGCAGTGGGTGGAAATTACATGGAGAGAGATTTGATTAGTATAAAGCAGACTTTTCAAACAAGTAGAGCTGTCCCAAGATGGAATAAACTGCTTCATGAGATAATGAACTTGCCATCCCTGGAGATGTTCAAGATGTTCTTGAAGGATGACCCAGTGGAGGATGTTATAGAAATGTTATCTACATTGTGTAAAAAGTTAAACCAGTGTCCTGATAGTATTCCCTTGGTTTTAAAGGACTGACGTCTTGTCAAATAATTATTGATGCTTACTATATTCAAAGTTttaaatactgtattatatattcaaTAGTACCTGTCCGTGAATAATTTACTGTCTGAGGAGAGATGGACAATATACAATTAAACAGATAAATGAGGTAATTTTAGATGTTGATAGATCAGTTAGGCAAGGCCTCTCTAAGGAGGTATTTGCGCTGTGAGACCTAAGTGTTGAGAAGATGAAGAGCCAAGGGAGTCTCTCCTGGGTATAGGAGATGAGGTGCCAGGGCAATGAATGGAACTGATATGTTTTAGGAACAAAATAAATACCCGTGTAGATAGAAATTATTGTGAGGAGTAACATTAGAGGAATGAAGTCAGGAAGATAGGCAGGGATCAGATCATAAAGGGCCTTGTGGGCTCAAGTAgagagtttagattttattctagatGCAGTGGAAGAAAATTAAAGGACAAATAGGGTATTAACatatgatttatgtttttaaaagatcgctgtataggggctggccccgtggcttagcggttaagtgcgcgcactctgctactggcggcccgggttcggatcccgggcgcgcaccgacgcaccgcttctccggccacgctgaggccgcgtcccatgtacagcaactagaaggatgtgcagctatgacatacaactatctactggggctttgaggggaaaaataaataaataaaatctttaaaaaaaagatcgcTGTATAGAGAATCGTATCCCAGGGTGGGGAGAATAGTTCACAGGAGACACTTAGGTGATAAAACTAGACGGAGTAACTGGGAATCATTCAGGATATATTTGGAGATGGAAGCAATAGAACTCACTGATGATTTTAACCCATCAGCAGCACTTATGACCATCACTTCTTGAAATGTTTCCAGGTGTTTCTCCTGGCATTCCTCTCACCTCTtccttcatcattttttttttctggtttcctcTCACCTCCCCGACCGCTGAATATTGGAAGGTTTCTGGCTCAGTCCTCTTTCTATTCACCATCATTTTCCAGTCTCATGGCATTAAATGCTCTCCGTTAGCTGATGACTCAAAGTTACATCTCCAGTCTAGACTGCTCTCATAACACCTAGCTATCGATAGCTCCGTTTGAATGTCTGTGCCTAAAATAAGCTCTTGATCTTCCTCCCATCCCCCAAACTGCAGCTCCATCTTACTAAATGGCAACTCTGTTCTTTTTGGAGTCATTCCTGACtactatgttttgtttttttccccccacacttCATATCCAAACTAATAGCAAATCTTGTCAACCCCTTTTTCAAGGTCTGTCTGGATCCAGGCTCCTCTCACCACTGCTCTGGTCCAAgtcatcatttctcacctggattattgcaaccGTCTCCTACGTGGTTTCCTTGTTTTCTCCTTCacatccccttccccttgggtCTTTGCTTAACACAGAAACCGGAGTTAAAATGTAAGTCAGACCATGTCATTCCTGTGCTGGAAGCCCTCCTTCAGCGCTCTCTCCCAGAGGAAAACCCAGCGCCCACCAGGTCCTCTCTGACCTCTCTTTGCCTCCTGCACTCACCCACTCTGCGTTGGCCACACTGTGCTCCTTGCTATTCTTCACACAGACCAGACTGTTGGTGTTTCCTCTCTTTGGAATGCTCTCCCATGTGGTGCTGACTTATCCCCCAACTCCTTTAGGTCTCACTGAATTGCCTCCCTCTCAGGAAGGCTGTCCTTGGTCACCCTCTAAAGCTGCAGCCACCCttcccagctttgtttttctcccaGCGCTTTTTACTATTTAACATGCTATGTATATTTcacttatttatcttcatttattgTCTGCTGTCTCCCCATGAGGGCGAGGATCTTGATTCAAGGTGTTCCCAGCACCTTGACGGGTCTCGTGTTCATTCAGGTTCTGGTTTTGAGCTCTGGAGATCTCATATGTTCTCAAGACCTtgacatgtgccaggcactgttctgaatgTGTTTATGTTCTTTTAAGAACTCTTAAGTATTACCacaatctctattttacagaataTGACATTAAGCCCTGACTTAACCAAGATGCCAGCTGGTGGTACAGCTGGAATTCAAATTCAGGTGGTCTAGTTTGAAGGACTCACCCTCTGCTGTGTGTAAAGGCCTTTTTCCAATGCTCTGTAGAGATCAGCTCTGATGAGTTCTGAGAAGAGGCAGCTAGGTAAACAAAGTGCTTGGGAAAGAAGCCACATCACAAGAGATAAGACCTCGAAATCTGCTTTTGATGGAAAAAGTCTTTTATAGATATTAACAGTTTACTCAGAAACATTTGCTGTGTACCTGAGCATCTTAAGTACTGGGTGGAAACGTTTAAGAACAAATTTTTGTTGCCTATAATGTACTTAtagttttcttctgtttattttaaatattttaaatacttaattCAAATAGCTTATAGACTTTTATTTTACCACTGATTTGctatattaaaagtaaaaaaaaagttacagtcTGTGCAGTTTATGTAAATAAGAGACTTCTAAGTTTGGAGGGATTCACCCACTCTGTCCCCCCGCTTTCCATTATCTGTATTCCACCTTACTTGCAAGGAGTAATTTCTCTACCTTAGAAACAGAACTAACCAAAGCTAGTGGTTTACTAAGATCTGTGGGAAAAAATAACAAGCTATAATATTAAACCTGGAAAATCTGTGAAAGAAGATGCGTCAAGGAGCAGTATAGATAGGACTGCGAACTTGGTGTTAGGGAAGTAGATGAATATAAAACTTAGTAGTTATTGATCCATATGTTGTGCATGTCTTCTAGGAATGTATTTCTTGGCCTTACAAGTAGGAAATAAGCAAAATAGAGGAGATATATGTAATAGTAGGTGAGCATGTTATTTGTATAAAAActgtgtttaaaagaaaaaagtttttgcAGGAGGTAATATAGCATATCTGATCTAAAATAATGATATTGATTGCAGCTTTATTAGGCTCTTTAATATAATCAGACCAAATTAAGCACTTCACAatttagaagaagaaaaagaattagtCCCGATTTCATAGACCTGTCACAGAAAGTCTCTAAGAAGGTTTGAATCCTGTCCTTGGCATGTTGAGATTGGGATTCAAGTATCTTCTGCTTTAGCTCATAGTCTCAGGCTGAAATAAGATAGATAGGAAGTGAGGTGTACTTCGTTCCTGCTTATGTACGCAGATTTGTTTCCTCTTCTACTAACCTGTTACTACAAATTCTTACAGCTACCATGTATGTAGCAGATATGCTGTTGGTCGCTCTATGTTTTTAACTGACTTGTCTTCCTGGTGatatgggaaaaagaaaagagtaacaCTATTGGAGGCACAGATGATAAATGGGGGgatcaaaacaaaacagattttGATTGTTTATTCATGAGAGTTAAGTCCTATCTAATGCTTATATAATAATAGCTAAGTAGCTTTTAACAATCTTGTGTTTCACGGTTCTCAAGAACTGCAATGTCTCCAACTTTCTCTTTGCCTGCATGGCTTGGAACAAATCCTGAAACAACTCTCTCTAACATTTTTATGACTGgatagatctttctttttttttcagttagaaATAAATGATCAACGCCATCAAAAGCCTTTTTATGAAGcatcatagtttaaaaaaattattttttgagaaatagaaTATTTCACATTGATATTGTGGCACAGTATATCTTTGCAAAGTGCTTTTGGGAAGCTGAATTCTACTGGCACCGATTGTGGAATCCAAGATACTTGACTCTGACCCTTGCAAAGCTTGTCTTTTCCTGGGTTTCTGTCCTTGGAAGAACAGTTTCCTGAAGGAATACCACATTTTCATATTTGAATAAAAGGTACTTTTAGGAACTCTTCCAAATATattcatatgtattttatattcattagtcttaataaatttactagcaaaaaataagtaaatacagtagtccccctttatcTGCGGGGAGTACTTTCCAAAACCCCCAGTGGATACCTGAAGCCATGGATAGTACTGAATCCTGTATGTACTAtgttcttttcacttaaagggagcactttatggcttctctttggtgtACCCAAAATGACAGCAACAGCAATGCTGCTCTTGTGGTTTGAGGccattgttaagtaaaataagggtgacttgaacacaagcactgtgattcttgacagtcgatctgataaccgacggctactaagtgactaacaggtgaGTAGCCTATGCAGCATGGATACACAGgaattttccatgtaatattttcGGACCAGGGTTGATGCGGGTAATGGAAactgtggaaagcaaaactgtggataaaGGATGACTGCTGTGTTCTGAATCTCCTTTTTTCTATAAATCTCTGTGTGTTACTGATATTAGAGGAAAAACATAGAGTCAGATTTCCTGTCGATGCTGTACACCATGGCAGGCATATTACAGTAAATGATGTTTATATAAAATCAACTCTAAAGTTCATACTGTGTTCATCTTGGTTTATGGATCctatgtcttcatttatttcttttgaacatttaaagtttatttatcttGAAGATTCTTTACATTATTAGGTTATTTCTGGTTTCTTAGGAATAAATTCCTTTGTTTATTGTGGCCACTGACCATTTCTCTTGGTGTGGTGGGCAAGTGTGTTTAGTGAACTTTGTCAGTAGTTTACCTTCATTGGGGAACTATGTTATACAAGAATGCCCTGAGTGTCCTGGATTATGGATACATCTTGACCCATTTTTGTGGTTGTCACTACTAGGGCCCCATGGAGTTTGCCCATTGTAGCCCAGGTAGTATAAGTATGGGCCTGATTTTTCTGTAGTGAAATGTTTATAGCCTGGCCAAATGCCTTCCTTCCTGCTGTAATCCTGGACAAGCCAACAGAGACTTTTCCCTTCTCTGTATAGAGTAGTTCACTACTTCATCTAGGAACCTCGGTTTAGTTCCCTCTTATGCACAaaccctaacttcagcctctgaGGTGAAGTATTTGCTTCTGGTGCCCAGGGACTTAATTTCAATTCCTGCTCTCCACTTTGGCTATGAATGTGTTCCCTCTTCATTTCTGGTACCTGGAAATTTCCCTTTCTTCAAATGTAATGATGtagttttatcttcttttcttaAGATTATATCAAACACTTCTGTATGTTTGTAGCAAGAGGGAAGAATTTCTGTATCTGAGGTCTTGACTGAAAGTCATAGGTAATTATCTTCATAGAGTTAACATAATTCAGAATGTTCCCCTAATCGTTGTTTGTGCAGAAATTGACTTAATGTGGGTACTCAGGTGCACTCACATGCTGTATATAAATTGCATTTTCTAGTAGTTGCATACTCATGACTACATGTATAACAATTTCCAATGTAATTGCTTAATCTTATATCTTCATAAATTAGAATATTAGGTAAAGTGAGACATCTAAACATATTAGAATTTAAAAGTTGGAAAAGACAGTTCATGAAGGCATAAAATATTAAGCTCATAGTTGTGAGATCATTTACTTGCTTAGGCGAGGTGCAATTGATCATACCACCATTTCATGCAATCTTTTCTGTGCCttacatttattttgttaatattggAAGAGTTCTATCCAAATGTGAACCATCTTTCAGCATGCTAGCTTACTTCATTGCTATGCAGTTTTGAATTCTACTGTCAATAACTGACTATATCTTTGAGCTTAAAtataatatttgcaaaaagaaaattagaacacTAATTTATATGGTAATCAACTTTGACAATTTGTTCTGGAAAATAGAAAAGTAAACTTGTATGACTCAAAAGTTTCTCCACCCTGTTTCAGACAAGGAACATTCCCAGGAACAGAAGTATGAATAAAAATTACCAACTACTTTAAGAAGTATGCCCTGGAATAGATTTATATCTTTATACTTTATATCTATATACTTTAtagatttataaatttttttaagtaagacATTTCTTTCTATAGTTACTctattgattaaataaaatatttcaagaaatgtaACCAGTTTTTATCCAACATAAAGTAGAGTATTCTTTTGCTTTTGTGTATGAAGACAGCTTGCAACATTTCCCTAGTTGAAGGTGAAAGCTGATGTTATTAGAATAGTCACCTTTTTGGCTACTTAAATGAGGAAAACAAACTAACAATATATTGCAAATTGCATATATTCTCTCTAagtttaaattatctttt is part of the Diceros bicornis minor isolate mBicDic1 chromosome 15, mDicBic1.mat.cur, whole genome shotgun sequence genome and harbors:
- the STX19 gene encoding syntaxin-19, with the protein product MKDRLQELKQRTKEVELSRDRHVSTTEAKEQGVFLQQAVIYEREPVAERHLREIQKLQESINSFTNDVQKFGQQQKSLVASMRRFSLLKRESSITKEIKIQAEHINRGLDELVKEVKKSETENGPSAVVTRILKSQHAAMFRHFQQTMFVYNDTVAAKQEKCKTFIFRQLEVAGKEVPEEEVNAMLYQGKWEVFNESLLTEINITKAQLSEIEQRHKELVSLENQIKDLRDLFIQISLLVEEQGESINNIEMTVNSTKEYVNTTKEKFGRAVRYKKRNPCRVLCCWCCPCCGSK